In Moorella sp. Hama-1, a single genomic region encodes these proteins:
- the cas4 gene encoding CRISPR-associated protein Cas4, translating into MTGTAPVREWQEDELVPIAALNQYAYCPRRCYYIYVAEEYEDNIHTLEGSYLHENVHQASEHLRGEKLQVRSVTLYSARYGLAGKADLVEIEDGQVYPVEYKKGRRGDWQNDQIQLCAQAMVLEEVTGRVINHGYIFYASERRRQLIEFTPELRAETLQVIQAVRELLTTRRRPPQKEGPRCQGCSLKAICLPSETRKILSCGEEEQ; encoded by the coding sequence GTGACAGGTACTGCACCGGTACGGGAATGGCAGGAAGACGAACTGGTACCTATCGCTGCTTTAAACCAGTACGCCTACTGCCCCCGGCGCTGCTATTACATCTATGTGGCCGAAGAGTATGAAGATAATATTCATACCCTGGAGGGTTCATACCTGCATGAGAATGTTCATCAGGCTTCTGAACATCTCCGCGGGGAAAAGCTACAGGTACGCAGTGTCACCCTCTATTCGGCCCGTTATGGTTTAGCGGGCAAAGCGGACCTGGTGGAAATCGAAGACGGCCAGGTTTATCCTGTAGAATACAAAAAGGGGCGGCGCGGTGACTGGCAAAATGATCAAATCCAGCTTTGCGCCCAGGCCATGGTTTTAGAAGAGGTTACCGGCCGGGTGATAAACCACGGTTATATTTTTTACGCCTCGGAAAGGCGGCGCCAGCTAATAGAATTTACGCCGGAACTCCGGGCCGAAACCCTGCAAGTAATCCAGGCCGTCCGGGAGTTATTGACCACTCGTCGCCGTCCCCCGCAGAAAGAAGGCCCCCGTTGTCAGGGATGCAGTTTAAAGGCCATCTGTTTACCTTCCGAAACCAGAAAGATTCTCAGTTGCGGGGAAGAGGAGCAGTGA
- the cas1d gene encoding type I-D CRISPR-associated endonuclease Cas1d — protein MATLYITEQGAIVRRVDERIIVEHEKEVLADIPIIKVDQVVLFGRVGLTTPVIETLLEQGIEVCFLNQWGRFLGRLQPVQGKNCLVRADQFRAAFDAGQATYLARQFVLGKLKNMLNMLMRARREGVSLPEEPFLEINQAIKALPRAENVDGVRGLEGAGSAAYFRVFGNLLKKEFQFYGRVRRPPTDPVNSLLSFAYTLLAKDIASAVNTVGLDPYTGFLHKDRYGRVSLALDIAEEFRPLVADAVVLSVINRGMVVQDDFEQELGGAVKLKDDARKRFLAAYEQKKQSEIRHPYFKYRATYRRCMELQARLLAKYLQGEVDKYLPLVTK, from the coding sequence GTGGCCACCCTCTATATTACGGAACAGGGCGCCATAGTCCGCCGTGTCGACGAGCGCATAATTGTGGAACACGAAAAAGAAGTGCTGGCCGATATACCCATCATCAAAGTGGATCAGGTAGTTCTTTTCGGTCGGGTAGGATTGACTACTCCCGTTATAGAAACATTGCTAGAACAGGGAATTGAAGTCTGTTTTCTAAACCAGTGGGGCCGTTTCCTGGGGCGCCTGCAGCCGGTCCAGGGTAAAAATTGCCTTGTCCGGGCCGATCAGTTTCGGGCCGCTTTCGATGCCGGTCAAGCTACTTATTTAGCCCGGCAGTTTGTTCTGGGTAAACTCAAAAACATGCTGAATATGTTGATGCGCGCCCGGCGGGAAGGCGTCAGTTTGCCCGAAGAACCTTTTCTGGAGATTAATCAGGCGATAAAAGCGTTGCCGCGGGCGGAAAACGTCGATGGCGTCCGTGGCCTGGAGGGGGCCGGGTCGGCGGCCTATTTTCGTGTCTTCGGCAATTTATTGAAAAAGGAATTTCAATTTTACGGAAGGGTGAGGCGGCCACCTACAGACCCGGTAAACAGCCTCTTAAGTTTCGCCTATACTTTGTTGGCCAAGGATATAGCCAGCGCCGTCAATACAGTCGGCCTTGATCCATATACTGGATTTTTACATAAAGACCGCTATGGCCGGGTGTCGCTGGCCCTGGATATCGCCGAAGAGTTTCGCCCCTTGGTGGCCGATGCTGTGGTGTTAAGCGTGATCAACCGGGGCATGGTTGTTCAGGATGATTTTGAACAGGAGCTGGGTGGGGCGGTCAAGCTGAAGGATGACGCCCGTAAACGCTTTCTGGCGGCATATGAACAAAAGAAGCAGTCGGAGATTCGGCATCCGTATTTTAAATACCGGGCTACTTACAGGCGGTGTATGGAACTGCAGGCACGGTTACTAGCAAAATATTTACAGGGAGAAGTAGATAAGTATTTGCCTCTGGTTACCAAATAA
- the cas2 gene encoding CRISPR-associated endonuclease Cas2: MFVVIAYDIEDDKRRNKVFKTLKNFGQWMQFSVFECNITKEQFFRLSRSLEKLIEPEHDSIRYYFLCETCVKKVIRVGGVRVRDESMFIV, encoded by the coding sequence ATGTTTGTAGTTATTGCTTATGACATCGAAGATGATAAACGCCGGAATAAGGTTTTCAAGACGCTCAAGAATTTTGGTCAATGGATGCAGTTTAGTGTGTTTGAGTGTAATATCACTAAAGAACAGTTTTTTCGCCTCTCACGATCCCTGGAAAAATTAATAGAACCTGAACATGATAGTATAAGATATTATTTTTTATGCGAGACCTGTGTTAAAAAGGTGATCAGGGTGGGAGGGGTAAGGGTTAGGGATGAAAGTATGTTTATTGTTTAG